One Halostella salina genomic region harbors:
- a CDS encoding DUF2270 domain-containing protein, with product MSDDHQRRDGPLDGEDQEVAAEIADETDSLLVLLSSYYRGGVSQANNSQTRIDGTTNWAITVLAALLSVVFARPAMPAYLLLVGVVILAVFLSYEVRRYRFYDLYRARVRFVEENVFANALEPVGAEHADWRAELSDDLRNPTFKVTTREALSRRVRRVYGHLFAVLGVAWAAKVTLFTPEARWTEAAALPGVPGVAVAGALGAFYLAVVAVAAWPGGREAKGEVHDEEPGKWKNG from the coding sequence ATGTCGGACGACCACCAGCGACGGGACGGCCCGCTCGACGGGGAGGATCAGGAGGTCGCCGCCGAGATAGCCGACGAGACCGACTCGCTGCTCGTGCTCCTCTCCAGCTACTACCGCGGCGGCGTCAGCCAGGCCAACAACAGTCAGACGCGGATCGACGGGACGACGAACTGGGCGATCACGGTGCTCGCGGCGCTGCTCTCCGTCGTCTTCGCCCGCCCGGCGATGCCGGCGTACCTGCTGCTGGTGGGCGTCGTCATCCTCGCGGTGTTTCTCTCCTACGAGGTTCGGCGCTACCGCTTCTACGACCTGTACCGGGCGCGGGTCCGGTTCGTCGAGGAGAACGTCTTCGCGAACGCGCTGGAGCCGGTCGGCGCGGAACACGCCGACTGGCGCGCGGAGCTGAGCGACGACCTCCGCAACCCCACGTTCAAGGTGACGACGCGAGAGGCGCTCTCGCGGCGCGTCCGGCGCGTCTACGGGCACCTGTTCGCGGTGCTCGGCGTCGCGTGGGCGGCGAAGGTCACGCTGTTCACGCCCGAGGCCCGATGGACCGAGGCGGCGGCGCTCCCCGGCGTCCCCGGCGTCGCCGTCGCGGGGGCGCTCGGCGCGTTCTACCTCGCCGTCGTCGCCGTCGCCGCGTGGCCGGGCGGCCGCGAGGCGAAAGGCGAGGTCCACGACGAGGAACCCGGGAAGTGGAAAAACGGGTGA
- a CDS encoding ATP-binding protein has product MTDIVGRSADAGPTANLGSFRARDGSLGAACRLDLNGPHAALVVGKRGYGKSYTLGVLAEELARASGVAPVVVDPMGVFDGLTAGADDVSATVDRSPAVAADAVPPRAWCDMLGLDPSSGPGALVWRAAAEAESLAAMRKRVRDVDVPDAHRRAAANHLDLADSWGVFASDGLTATDLADGKATVLDVSGRVAAAMNAVVRAVAAGLYDARVANDVERLPWLLIDEAHAFFDGVAGPALRRLLTRGRHPGVSLVAATQRPSALPEVAVSQSDLVVAHRLTSRADRDALEAARPSYMGASFGERTPTDPGEVTLVDDATEAVHAVTVRERDTPHGGASPRASDVALEPDA; this is encoded by the coding sequence GTGACCGACATCGTCGGCCGCTCGGCGGACGCCGGACCGACCGCGAACCTGGGATCGTTCCGCGCCCGCGACGGGAGCCTCGGCGCGGCCTGCCGGCTCGACCTGAACGGCCCCCACGCCGCGCTCGTCGTCGGCAAGCGCGGCTACGGCAAGTCCTATACGCTGGGCGTCCTCGCGGAGGAACTCGCCCGCGCCAGCGGCGTCGCACCCGTCGTCGTCGACCCGATGGGCGTGTTCGACGGCCTCACGGCGGGCGCGGACGACGTAAGCGCGACGGTCGACCGGTCCCCTGCAGTCGCCGCCGACGCGGTCCCACCGCGGGCGTGGTGCGACATGCTCGGACTCGACCCGTCGTCCGGCCCCGGCGCGCTCGTGTGGCGCGCGGCGGCCGAGGCGGAGTCCCTCGCCGCGATGCGAAAACGGGTCCGTGACGTGGACGTCCCCGATGCCCACCGTCGCGCGGCCGCGAACCACCTCGACCTGGCCGACTCGTGGGGGGTCTTCGCGTCCGACGGGCTGACCGCAACGGACCTCGCCGACGGCAAGGCGACCGTGCTGGACGTCTCCGGCCGCGTCGCCGCGGCGATGAACGCCGTCGTCCGCGCAGTCGCGGCGGGGCTGTACGACGCGCGAGTCGCGAACGATGTCGAGCGCCTGCCCTGGCTCCTGATCGACGAGGCTCACGCCTTCTTCGACGGCGTCGCCGGCCCGGCGCTCCGGCGGCTCCTGACCCGCGGCCGCCACCCCGGCGTCAGCCTCGTCGCCGCGACACAGCGCCCCAGCGCGCTCCCCGAGGTCGCCGTCTCACAGTCCGACCTGGTCGTTGCCCACCGGCTCACCTCGCGCGCGGACCGCGACGCGCTCGAAGCCGCCCGGCCGTCGTACATGGGCGCGTCGTTCGGCGAGCGGACGCCGACTGACCCCGGCGAGGTGACGCTCGTCGACGACGCGACGGAGGCCGTCCACGCGGTGACGGTCCGCGAGCGAGACACGCCACACGGCGGTGCCAGTCCGCGGGCGAGCGACGTTGCACTCGAACCGGATGCGTAG
- a CDS encoding DoxX family protein, which translates to MSHRRAAALPVALAATLLLATGRARAHVRYVTEGSGDPVDAVRFVVDVLAVPLHAALFLGGGLLVATAAAGYLRFRPAAYDLAVLRRTLAEYVDLVPWMLRLSVGLPLVGAGFAGYFFSPAVPATTRLFQVVVGFFLLFGLATRFVAAVALAAYLARLAVEPQLLLAVEYVGALVGIVLVGSGRPSADQMFKEVADDDRTLYSKVDPFRGLSKRFDAVVSPYEDYAATAVRVALGVTFVYLGFVEKLLNPGRALLVVEKYDLTAVVPVEPGMWVVGAGLTEIALGIVVILGLFTRASAAVAFLLFTTTLFGLPDDPVIAHISLFGLASMLFITGSGPLALDNWLRGRTATVDSSTTGTEERPAGDPTTATDGGTDPGDPGAD; encoded by the coding sequence ATGTCCCACAGACGCGCCGCCGCCCTGCCGGTCGCCCTCGCCGCGACCCTCTTGCTGGCCACCGGACGGGCGCGAGCCCACGTCAGATACGTCACCGAGGGGTCGGGCGACCCAGTCGACGCCGTCCGGTTCGTCGTCGACGTGCTCGCCGTGCCGCTGCACGCGGCGCTGTTTCTCGGCGGCGGCCTGCTCGTCGCGACCGCGGCCGCCGGCTACCTCCGCTTCCGTCCGGCGGCGTACGACCTGGCCGTCCTCCGGCGGACACTCGCCGAGTACGTCGACCTCGTCCCGTGGATGCTCCGGCTGAGCGTCGGCCTCCCGCTCGTCGGCGCGGGGTTCGCGGGCTACTTCTTCAGCCCCGCGGTGCCGGCGACGACGCGGCTGTTCCAGGTGGTCGTCGGCTTCTTCCTCCTGTTCGGACTCGCCACCCGGTTCGTCGCCGCCGTCGCGCTGGCCGCGTACCTTGCCCGGCTCGCCGTGGAACCGCAGCTGCTGCTCGCGGTCGAGTACGTGGGCGCGCTCGTCGGCATCGTCCTCGTCGGGAGCGGCCGGCCCAGCGCGGACCAGATGTTCAAGGAAGTCGCCGACGACGACCGGACCCTGTACTCGAAGGTCGACCCCTTCCGCGGACTGTCGAAGCGGTTCGACGCCGTCGTCTCGCCGTACGAGGACTACGCGGCGACCGCGGTGCGGGTGGCGCTCGGCGTCACGTTCGTCTACCTCGGCTTCGTCGAGAAGCTGCTGAACCCGGGCCGCGCGCTCCTGGTCGTCGAAAAGTACGACCTGACAGCCGTCGTCCCGGTCGAGCCGGGGATGTGGGTCGTCGGGGCCGGCCTCACGGAGATCGCGCTCGGGATCGTCGTCATCCTCGGCCTGTTCACCCGCGCGAGCGCGGCTGTCGCGTTCCTGCTCTTCACGACGACGCTCTTTGGCCTGCCGGACGACCCGGTGATCGCACACATCTCCCTGTTTGGCCTCGCGTCGATGCTGTTCATCACCGGGAGCGGTCCGCTCGCGCTCGACAACTGGCTCCGTGGCCGGACGGCGACCGTCGACAGCTCGACGACGGGGACCGAGGAACGCCCGGCCGGGGACCCCACTACAGCCACCGACGGTGGAACCGATCCCGGCGATCCCGGGGCCGACTGA
- the gap gene encoding type I glyceraldehyde-3-phosphate dehydrogenase yields MSKDSGAASAVADESDPIRVGLNGFGRIGRNVLRASLDTAGVEVVGINDVMDAEDMAYLFEYDSVHGSTDGVSLDGGHLAVGDHTIPIFSEKNPAELPWDEHDVDVAFECTGLFRNYDDAHKHVEAGADKAVISAPPKGEKEVKTIVYGVNHDEYDGEDVVSNASCTTNSISPVAKVLDEEFGIESGMLTTVHAYTGSQNLIDGPKAKTRRGRAAAENIVPTSTGAAQATTEVLPQLKGKLDGMAMRVPVPDGSITDFTVDLQEDVSAEEVNEAFKAAADGELEGVLGYTEDEVVSRDIVGVPFSSMVDLQSTMEVEQDDGLVKVLAWYDNEYGFANRMLDVAGLVAETEPTEVEPSA; encoded by the coding sequence ATGAGTAAAGATTCAGGTGCAGCGAGCGCAGTGGCGGACGAGTCCGACCCGATCCGCGTCGGGCTGAACGGGTTCGGTCGCATCGGGCGGAACGTGCTCCGCGCGTCGCTGGACACGGCGGGCGTCGAGGTCGTCGGGATCAACGACGTGATGGACGCCGAGGACATGGCGTACCTGTTCGAGTACGACAGCGTCCACGGCAGCACCGACGGCGTCTCCCTCGACGGCGGGCACCTCGCCGTCGGCGACCACACGATCCCCATCTTCTCTGAGAAGAACCCGGCCGAACTCCCCTGGGACGAGCACGACGTCGACGTCGCGTTCGAATGTACCGGCCTGTTCCGCAACTACGACGACGCCCACAAGCACGTCGAGGCCGGTGCCGACAAGGCGGTCATCTCCGCCCCGCCGAAAGGCGAGAAGGAGGTCAAGACGATCGTCTACGGCGTCAACCACGACGAGTACGACGGCGAGGACGTGGTCTCGAACGCCTCCTGTACGACGAACTCCATCTCGCCCGTCGCCAAGGTGTTAGACGAGGAGTTCGGCATCGAGTCAGGCATGCTGACGACCGTCCACGCCTACACCGGCTCGCAGAACCTCATCGACGGGCCGAAGGCCAAGACCCGCCGCGGCCGCGCCGCCGCCGAGAACATCGTGCCGACCTCGACGGGCGCGGCGCAGGCGACGACCGAGGTCCTCCCTCAGCTGAAGGGGAAGCTCGACGGCATGGCGATGCGCGTCCCCGTCCCCGACGGCTCGATCACCGACTTCACGGTCGACCTGCAGGAGGACGTCTCCGCCGAGGAGGTCAACGAGGCGTTCAAGGCCGCCGCCGACGGCGAACTCGAAGGCGTGCTCGGCTACACCGAGGACGAGGTCGTGTCGCGTGACATCGTCGGCGTCCCCTTCTCCTCGATGGTCGACCTCCAGTCCACGATGGAGGTCGAACAGGACGACGGCCTGGTCAAGGTGCTGGCCTGGTACGACAACGAGTACGGCTTCGCCAACCGCATGCTCGACGTCGCCGGTCTCGTCGCCGAGACGGAGCCCACCGAGGTCGAACCCTCGGCCTAA
- a CDS encoding metallophosphoesterase, which translates to MRVGIVSDTHDNVELVERAVEHFEREGVETVVHCGDFVAPFSATPFDCPWAFHAVRGNNDGEWNLASTVDEFGTYHGELAELTLDGAEIAVYHGTSIPIVEALVDCGAYDYVCHGHTHQRRHDEGDTVRINPGGIAIPPAPEPLHVAVLDTEAGSVEFEQIEEA; encoded by the coding sequence ATGCGAGTCGGCATCGTCTCGGACACCCACGACAACGTCGAACTGGTCGAGCGGGCGGTCGAACACTTCGAGCGCGAGGGCGTCGAGACAGTCGTCCACTGCGGCGACTTCGTCGCGCCGTTCTCGGCGACGCCGTTCGACTGCCCGTGGGCGTTCCACGCCGTCCGGGGCAACAACGACGGCGAGTGGAATCTCGCGTCGACGGTCGACGAGTTCGGCACGTACCACGGCGAACTCGCGGAGCTGACGCTCGACGGGGCTGAGATAGCGGTGTACCACGGCACCAGCATCCCCATCGTGGAGGCGCTGGTCGACTGCGGCGCGTACGACTACGTGTGTCACGGCCACACCCATCAGCGCCGCCACGACGAGGGCGACACCGTCCGGATCAACCCCGGCGGGATCGCCATCCCGCCCGCGCCCGAACCGCTCCACGTCGCGGTGCTCGACACCGAGGCGGGAAGTGTAGAGTTCGAACAGATAGAGGAAGCATAG
- a CDS encoding aminopeptidase: MNEEFRGPAETAVEQCLDLQTDESCAVVTDDKRLPIGEALYEAASAVTDDAVLLRYPPGDQHGEEPPAPIAAAMRDADAFLAPTTKSISHTRARGDACEAGARGATLPGITEEVFLTGLDADYENIREECDAMLAKVADADEVRVTTDLGTDFTVYPGDREWRDDHGMIREPGSFSNLPAGEVFVSPETAEGTYVVDGTMMPHGLLDNGETLTFEVEDGFVTSISDDDIREQVETAAEEVGDAAYNLAELGIGTNVAVTELVGSVLLDEKAAGTVHVALGDDAGIGGDTDAPIHLDGIIRDPTVYVDGERIELPEGV, translated from the coding sequence ATGAACGAGGAGTTCCGCGGACCGGCCGAGACCGCCGTCGAACAGTGCCTCGACCTCCAGACGGACGAGTCCTGCGCGGTCGTCACCGACGACAAGCGCCTGCCCATCGGCGAGGCGCTGTACGAGGCGGCGAGCGCGGTCACCGACGACGCGGTGCTGCTGCGCTATCCGCCGGGCGACCAGCACGGCGAGGAGCCGCCCGCCCCCATCGCCGCGGCGATGCGGGACGCCGACGCCTTCCTCGCGCCGACGACGAAAAGTATCAGTCACACACGCGCCCGCGGCGACGCCTGCGAGGCCGGCGCGCGCGGCGCGACGCTCCCCGGGATCACCGAGGAGGTGTTCCTGACGGGGCTTGACGCCGACTACGAGAACATCCGCGAGGAGTGCGACGCGATGCTGGCGAAGGTCGCCGACGCCGACGAGGTGCGGGTCACGACCGACCTCGGCACGGACTTCACCGTCTACCCGGGCGACCGCGAGTGGCGCGACGACCACGGGATGATCCGCGAGCCGGGGTCGTTCTCGAACCTGCCCGCCGGCGAGGTGTTCGTCAGCCCCGAGACGGCCGAGGGAACGTACGTCGTCGACGGGACGATGATGCCCCACGGGCTGCTCGACAACGGCGAGACGCTGACGTTCGAGGTCGAGGACGGCTTCGTCACGTCGATCAGCGACGACGACATCCGCGAGCAGGTCGAGACGGCCGCCGAGGAAGTCGGCGATGCGGCGTACAACCTCGCGGAACTCGGCATCGGGACGAACGTCGCCGTCACCGAACTCGTCGGTTCCGTCCTGCTGGACGAGAAGGCGGCGGGCACCGTCCACGTCGCGCTCGGCGACGACGCCGGCATCGGCGGCGACACCGACGCGCCGATCCACCTCGACGGGATCATTCGCGACCCGACGGTGTACGTCGACGGCGAGCGGATCGAACTGCCCGAGGGCGTCTGA
- a CDS encoding phosphoglycerate kinase, translating into MFQTLDDLAPEQRLLVRLDLNAPIEDGRARDNRRFERHAETVQELLDDGHAVVMMAHQGRPGRDSFVSLESHAEVLASHLDRDVAFVDDVYGDDALAAIEDTAGGEALLLENVRFLEDEELGDRSPAEHAESDFVQTLAPAFDAYVNDAYSAAHRAHASIVGFPEVMDAYAGRVMVDEYEYNTGVERREFDGKVTMALGGTKAEDVIAAMEHLDEKVDQFLLGGVVGELFLRAAGYPVGYDLPDGPDLYDENYEKNAETIERVLEEYGDRIALAADMAYEADDGERAEHDVDAIDEKSVSYMDVGHDTVEKYVPHVEESEAVLVKGALGVFEDERFSYGTVEVLRAVAETDCFSVVGGGDTSRTVELYDLGRENFDHLSIAGGAYLRALTGEPLAAVEALKQD; encoded by the coding sequence ATGTTTCAGACTCTCGACGACCTCGCCCCCGAGCAGCGACTGCTGGTGCGGCTCGACCTGAACGCCCCAATCGAGGACGGCCGCGCCCGGGACAACCGCCGGTTCGAGCGCCACGCCGAGACCGTCCAGGAGCTGCTCGACGACGGCCACGCGGTCGTCATGATGGCCCACCAGGGCCGCCCCGGCCGCGACTCCTTCGTCTCGCTGGAGAGCCACGCCGAGGTGCTCGCCTCGCATCTGGACCGCGACGTGGCGTTCGTCGACGACGTGTACGGCGACGACGCGCTGGCCGCCATCGAGGACACCGCGGGCGGCGAGGCGCTCCTGCTGGAGAACGTCCGGTTCCTCGAGGACGAGGAGCTTGGCGACCGCTCGCCCGCCGAGCACGCGGAGAGCGACTTCGTGCAAACGCTCGCGCCGGCGTTCGACGCCTACGTCAACGACGCCTACTCCGCGGCCCACCGCGCCCACGCCTCCATCGTCGGCTTCCCCGAGGTCATGGACGCCTACGCCGGCCGCGTGATGGTCGACGAGTACGAGTACAACACGGGCGTCGAGCGCCGCGAGTTCGACGGCAAGGTGACGATGGCGCTCGGCGGCACGAAGGCCGAGGACGTGATCGCCGCCATGGAGCACTTAGACGAGAAGGTCGACCAGTTCCTGCTCGGCGGCGTCGTCGGCGAGCTGTTCCTCCGCGCCGCGGGCTACCCCGTCGGGTACGACCTGCCGGACGGCCCGGACCTCTACGACGAGAACTACGAGAAGAACGCCGAGACCATCGAGCGCGTGCTGGAGGAGTACGGCGACCGGATCGCGCTGGCCGCTGACATGGCCTACGAGGCCGACGACGGCGAGCGCGCGGAGCACGACGTGGACGCCATCGACGAGAAGTCGGTGTCGTACATGGACGTGGGACACGACACCGTCGAAAAGTACGTCCCGCACGTCGAGGAGAGCGAGGCCGTCCTCGTGAAGGGCGCACTCGGCGTCTTCGAGGACGAACGCTTTAGCTACGGCACCGTCGAGGTGCTCCGTGCGGTCGCCGAGACCGACTGCTTCTCCGTGGTCGGCGGCGGCGACACCTCCCGCACCGTCGAGCTGTACGACCTGGGCCGCGAGAACTTCGACCACCTCTCGATCGCCGGCGGCGCGTACCTCCGTGCGCTCACCGGCGAACCGCTGGCCGCCGTCGAGGCGCTGAAGCAGGACTGA
- a CDS encoding protein-L-isoaspartate O-methyltransferase family protein — MEPVVLRDDMVDSLEHEAKGVVRSDRLSVAMRAVPRHEFVGDERSAYADTAHRRLGTRVLAPSTVARLLEALDADPGDDVLVVGAGVGYTAAVLAEVVGEANVHAVDIARRVVYDARGNLADAGYEGVLVDCRDGAEGLPEYAPFDRILLEAAAVSPPDALLAQLADGGRLVMPVGTNTQSLTVVEDGERTELGSVAFAPLLVEGEQADAIERNRTAREDRERARREAQSRTGWEQDWIDWDG, encoded by the coding sequence ATGGAGCCCGTCGTCCTGCGCGACGACATGGTCGACAGCCTCGAACACGAGGCCAAGGGGGTCGTTCGGAGCGACCGCCTCAGCGTTGCCATGCGTGCAGTTCCCCGCCACGAGTTCGTCGGCGACGAGCGCAGCGCCTACGCCGACACCGCCCATCGCCGGCTCGGCACGCGCGTCCTCGCGCCGAGCACCGTCGCCCGCCTGCTGGAAGCCCTCGACGCCGACCCCGGCGACGACGTGCTCGTCGTCGGCGCGGGCGTCGGCTACACCGCCGCCGTGCTGGCCGAAGTCGTCGGCGAGGCCAACGTCCACGCGGTCGACATCGCCCGCCGGGTGGTGTACGACGCCCGCGGGAACCTCGCAGATGCGGGCTACGAGGGCGTCCTGGTCGACTGCCGCGACGGTGCCGAGGGGCTGCCGGAGTACGCCCCGTTCGACCGGATCCTGCTGGAGGCGGCGGCAGTTAGTCCACCCGACGCACTGCTCGCCCAGCTCGCCGACGGCGGCCGCCTCGTGATGCCCGTCGGCACGAACACGCAGAGCCTGACCGTCGTCGAGGACGGCGAACGGACCGAACTCGGGTCGGTCGCGTTCGCGCCCCTGCTCGTCGAGGGCGAGCAGGCCGACGCCATCGAGCGCAACCGAACCGCCCGCGAGGACCGCGAGCGCGCCCGCCGGGAGGCCCAGTCTCGCACCGGGTGGGAGCAGGACTGGATCGACTGGGACGGCTGA
- a CDS encoding protein-L-isoaspartate(D-aspartate) O-methyltransferase → MFGGDPDYAARRRKLVDRLAKRVDDEATLAALRAVPRHEFVPESRRDRAYEDHPLPIGDDQTISAPHMVAIMTDLLDLGPGDEVLEVGTGCGYHAAVTAEVVGAEHVYSVEYGAALAERARETLADLGYGDVSVRHGDGREGWPEHAPYDAAYFTCAVPSVPDAVVEQVRDGGLILAPVGTERQRLELLRKTADGVEREDHGGVRFVTLRGDD, encoded by the coding sequence ATGTTCGGGGGGGATCCCGACTACGCGGCGCGCCGCCGGAAGCTCGTCGACCGCCTCGCGAAGCGGGTGGACGACGAAGCGACGCTCGCGGCGTTGCGGGCGGTCCCGCGCCACGAGTTCGTCCCCGAGTCCCGCCGCGACCGCGCCTACGAGGACCACCCGCTGCCGATCGGCGACGACCAGACGATCAGTGCGCCCCACATGGTCGCCATCATGACCGATCTGCTCGACCTCGGCCCCGGCGACGAGGTGCTGGAGGTCGGGACGGGCTGTGGCTACCACGCCGCCGTCACCGCCGAGGTGGTCGGGGCGGAGCACGTGTACAGCGTCGAGTACGGCGCGGCGCTCGCCGAGCGCGCCCGCGAGACACTCGCCGACCTCGGGTACGGCGACGTGTCGGTCCGCCACGGCGACGGCCGCGAGGGCTGGCCCGAACACGCGCCGTACGACGCGGCCTACTTCACCTGTGCAGTTCCGTCGGTGCCCGATGCGGTCGTCGAACAGGTGCGGGACGGCGGCCTGATCCTCGCGCCAGTCGGGACGGAGCGCCAGCGACTCGAACTGCTCCGCAAAACCGCCGACGGGGTCGAGCGCGAGGACCACGGCGGCGTGCGCTTTGTCACGCTCCGCGGCGACGACTGA
- a CDS encoding DUF7382 domain-containing protein produces the protein MRTTRFADDERAIEGLPIRLVIALVVGVASLGVMMNMLSGVGSLAVSELDAEPSPDVVTPGEEEVEVLVVDADGDPVADATVVVRGDTAELDGTKTATTGGDGTATVTVEPSLGPNQEEGTLEVDIKPPSGDEYVDRRANTAILVVEE, from the coding sequence ATGCGAACGACACGGTTCGCGGACGACGAGCGTGCGATCGAGGGACTGCCGATCCGGCTGGTCATCGCTCTGGTCGTGGGCGTGGCGAGCCTGGGCGTGATGATGAACATGCTGTCCGGCGTCGGGAGCCTCGCGGTGAGCGAACTCGACGCGGAGCCGTCGCCGGACGTGGTGACGCCCGGCGAGGAGGAGGTGGAGGTACTCGTGGTCGACGCCGACGGCGACCCCGTGGCGGACGCGACGGTCGTCGTGCGCGGCGACACGGCGGAACTCGACGGGACGAAGACGGCGACGACCGGCGGCGACGGGACGGCGACGGTGACCGTCGAACCGTCGCTCGGACCGAACCAGGAGGAGGGAACGCTCGAAGTCGACATCAAGCCGCCGTCGGGCGACGAGTACGTCGACCGCCGGGCGAACACGGCGATACTGGTGGTCGAAGAGTGA
- a CDS encoding HVO_0476 family zinc finger protein, translating into MTDVSERVPATCPSCSPDVETVHEVLKPGGQVTVRCTECDHVHKTRIEADEPVTRDVVVSQDGESFTATVEAPPEETVAVGEEFVLDTEEAIMTVRITSLELGEQQRVEEALAEDVETFWTRAVDNVSVNATIHPKEGTGNREDTRSVELFVPGDYEFVVGEAEEHGDEAFDVEGIVVRDDAEGYQFDKLDYDGDTAIAKDIKRLYGRDRTTSAWSAW; encoded by the coding sequence ATGACTGACGTTTCCGAACGGGTACCGGCGACGTGCCCGTCCTGCTCGCCCGACGTGGAGACGGTCCACGAGGTGTTGAAGCCGGGCGGACAGGTCACGGTCCGGTGTACCGAGTGTGACCACGTCCACAAGACGAGGATCGAGGCGGACGAGCCTGTCACCCGCGACGTGGTCGTCTCGCAGGACGGCGAATCGTTCACTGCGACCGTCGAAGCGCCGCCCGAGGAGACCGTCGCGGTCGGCGAGGAGTTCGTCCTCGACACCGAGGAGGCGATCATGACGGTGCGGATCACCAGCCTCGAACTCGGCGAGCAGCAGCGGGTCGAGGAGGCCCTCGCCGAGGACGTGGAGACGTTCTGGACCCGTGCCGTCGACAACGTGAGCGTCAACGCGACGATCCACCCGAAGGAGGGGACCGGGAACCGCGAGGACACCCGGAGCGTCGAGCTGTTCGTCCCCGGCGACTACGAGTTCGTCGTCGGCGAGGCCGAGGAGCACGGCGACGAGGCGTTCGACGTAGAGGGGATCGTCGTCCGCGACGACGCCGAGGGGTACCAGTTCGACAAGCTCGACTACGACGGCGACACCGCCATCGCGAAGGACATCAAGCGGCTGTACGGCCGCGACCGGACCACGAGCGCCTGGTCGGCCTGGTGA
- a CDS encoding methyltransferase domain-containing protein, which translates to MPTRDRDGASVETLALLWAARETGVLDALMTSAGTPTEVAAETGVTERAAEVTVDALAAEGFLDRVGDAYEPTNRALGFLAKTDVRSIGRLSREIDLFDALASLPKTMRTGKPPARSDDWTRNRLGAVAATDEAVVRACVTAAVRERPDAERVLDVGGAPGTFAVEFAARGYDTTLADRPDAVEVTRPFLANESVDLRAVEFADSLPDADLAFLPDLSPRIHAAEFRGLLAAVRDALDPDGVAVVVDRLADRSPRATSVAVEALATGDGGAYDADDYRDWLTDAGFDGVAVRDVPGTDRQAVTATPSSG; encoded by the coding sequence ATGCCGACACGAGACCGCGACGGTGCGTCGGTCGAGACGCTCGCGCTGCTGTGGGCCGCCCGCGAGACGGGCGTGCTCGACGCGCTGATGACCAGCGCCGGGACACCGACCGAGGTGGCCGCCGAGACGGGCGTCACCGAGCGCGCGGCCGAAGTCACCGTCGACGCGCTCGCCGCGGAGGGGTTTCTCGACCGGGTCGGCGACGCCTACGAGCCGACGAACCGGGCGCTGGGCTTTCTGGCGAAGACCGACGTGCGCTCGATCGGCCGTCTCTCGCGAGAGATCGACCTGTTCGACGCGCTGGCTTCCCTCCCCAAGACGATGCGGACGGGCAAGCCGCCCGCGCGGTCCGACGACTGGACGCGGAACCGGCTCGGAGCCGTCGCGGCCACGGACGAGGCGGTCGTCCGCGCCTGCGTCACCGCCGCGGTCCGCGAACGGCCCGACGCCGAACGCGTGCTGGACGTGGGTGGCGCGCCGGGGACGTTCGCGGTCGAGTTCGCGGCCCGTGGCTACGATACCACGCTCGCCGACCGCCCGGACGCCGTCGAGGTGACGCGGCCGTTTCTGGCGAACGAATCCGTCGACCTCCGGGCCGTCGAGTTCGCCGATTCCCTCCCGGACGCGGACCTCGCCTTCCTGCCAGACCTCTCGCCACGGATCCACGCCGCCGAGTTCCGGGGCCTCCTCGCCGCCGTCCGCGACGCGCTCGACCCGGACGGCGTCGCGGTCGTCGTCGACCGGCTCGCGGACCGGTCACCGCGCGCGACGAGCGTCGCGGTCGAGGCGCTGGCGACCGGTGACGGCGGCGCATACGACGCCGACGACTACCGGGACTGGCTCACTGACGCCGGGTTCGACGGCGTCGCGGTCCGCGACGTACCCGGCACCGACCGGCAGGCCGTGACCGCGACGCCCTCCAGCGGGTGA